One window of Serinus canaria isolate serCan28SL12 chromosome 3, serCan2020, whole genome shotgun sequence genomic DNA carries:
- the LOC103821851 gene encoding cytochrome c oxidase assembly protein COX20, mitochondrial, producing MAGEGDSEPGKSFKLLGFLDVKNIPCARESVLYGSLGALVMGLGHFLATSRVKRSCDVAVGSYICTMLGYWFYCRYNLAQQRIRQRMLKEGMKNRILFEGSYLDPEKKQTSSERSDS from the exons ATGGCGGGCGAGGGCGACTCTGAGCCGGGGAAG TCCTTTAAACTCCTGGGATTTCTTGATGTTAAAAATATCCCATGTGCACGAGAATCAGTGCTCTATGGCTCCTTGGGGGCTTTAGTTATGGGTCTTGGACATTTTTTAGCAACTA gtaGAGTTAAAAGATCTTGTGATGTTGCAGTTGGTAGCTATATTTGCACAATGTTAGGATACTG GTTTTACTGCAGGTACAACTTGGCCCAGCAAAGGATCCGGCAAAGAATGCTtaaagaaggaatgaaaaacagaattttatttgAAGGCAGTTATCTTGatccagaaaagaaacaaaccagcagTGAAAGAAGTGATTCATAG